A region of Lepeophtheirus salmonis chromosome 13, UVic_Lsal_1.4, whole genome shotgun sequence DNA encodes the following proteins:
- the LOC121128738 gene encoding uncharacterized protein isoform X1: MAKRSFSFSNFVILVLCGSSINEVMGNCATTAGDKCVFPFKYRGNTYQDCTSVDYNGVNWCPTSLHDNGEAKDYGDCASSCSICKATDNLPCKFPFVYGGRTYNECTNVDYGSTFWCATSVGANNDLVNYGICRSGCTGVTSGNGCTTTDGNSCIFPFVYNGKTYSTCTVVDNSGTPWCATSVDASRKYLTFGNCGNFCSADNDPAPTTRAAPITKATSSGLNIKTTTPKSVGGKNGPAVSFKTTATPVRRKTTVTNFKTTNLRKTTPRAATVTSAPTRCSTSTGENCQFPFSYDGQTFEECTTVENGDQPWCATYVNERRETEKWGNCEAGCPIGTTVRGSCPTTNGQQCRFPFVYRGKTYNKCTNVDYQGVYWCATSLQANNEMGNYGICNGSCPGVVSVVQGCTILNGTACQFPFKYLGNTYNTCTTIHYRNTPWCATSIDARGNYTSYGICRSNCQVVE; this comes from the exons ATGGCAAAAAGAAGCTTCTCCTTTAGTAACTTTGTGATTTTAGTCCTATGCGGTTCATCTATTAATG AAGTAATGGGAAACTGTGCTACGACAGCTGGGGATAAATGTGTATTCCCATTCAAATATAGAGGAAATACATACCAGGATTGTACAAGTGTTGATTATAATGGTGTTAACTGGTGCCCCACTAGTCTCCATGATAATGGAGAAGCCAAGGACTATGGGGATTGTGCAAGCTCTTGTTCAA tctGTAAAGCAACAGACAATCTTCCGTGTAAGTTTCCATTTGTCTATGGTGGAAGGACGTACAACGAGTGTACAAATGTGGACTATGGTTCAACCTTCTGGTGTGCCACATCAGTAGGAGCAAACAATGATCTTGTAAATTATGGTATTTGCAGAAGTGGTTGTACTG gTGTCACTTCTGGAAATG GTTGTACAACAACTGATGGAAATTCTTGCATCTTCCCATTCGTGTATAATGGTAAAACTTACAGCACTTGCACAGTAGTTGATAACTCTGGAACTCCCTGGTGTGCCACCAGTGTTGATGCTTCAAGAAAGTATCTTACTTTTGGTAATTGCGGAAACTTTTGTTCAG CGGATAATGATCCAGCACCTACGACTAGAGCTGCTCCTATAACCAAAGCCACCTCATCTGGTCTTAACATCAAAACAACAACACCAAAAAGCGTCGGAGGCAAGAACGGTCCTGCTGTTTCATTCAAAACAACTGCAACTCCTGTTAGGAGGAAGACGACAGTAACCAACTTCAAGACCACAAACCTTAGAAAAACAACACCAAGAGCAGCAACTGTTACGTCAGCACCAACAA GATGTTCCACAAGCACTGGAGAAAATTGTCAGTTCCCCTTTTCCTACGATGGACAAACATTTGAAGAATGCACAACTGTAGAGAATGGTGATCAACCATGGTGTGCCACTTATGTCAACGAAAGAAGAGAAACAGAGAAATGGGGAAATTGTGAAGCCGGTTGCCCAA TTGGAACAACAGTACGTGGATCCTGCCCCACTACAAATGGTCAACAATGTAGATTTCCCTTCGTCTATCGTGGAAAAACGTACAACAAATGTACAAATGTAGATTATCAGGGCGTTTATTGGTGTGCTACTTCCTTACAAGCTAATAACGAGATGGGCAACTATGGAATATGCAACGGCTCCTGTCCAGGAGTTGTTTCGGTCGTTCAAG gatgCACAATTCTTAATGGCACTGCCTGTCAATTTCCATTTAAATACCTTGGCAATACATATAACACATGTACGACGATTCACTATAGAAATACTCCTTGGTGTGCAACATCAATTGATGCAAGAGGAAATTATACTTCTTATGGAATTTGTAGATCCAATTGTCAAG ttGTGGAATAA
- the LOC121128738 gene encoding uncharacterized protein isoform X2 — translation MAKRSFSFSNFVILVLCGSSINVMGNCATTAGDKCVFPFKYRGNTYQDCTSVDYNGVNWCPTSLHDNGEAKDYGDCASSCSICKATDNLPCKFPFVYGGRTYNECTNVDYGSTFWCATSVGANNDLVNYGICRSGCTGVTSGNGCTTTDGNSCIFPFVYNGKTYSTCTVVDNSGTPWCATSVDASRKYLTFGNCGNFCSADNDPAPTTRAAPITKATSSGLNIKTTTPKSVGGKNGPAVSFKTTATPVRRKTTVTNFKTTNLRKTTPRAATVTSAPTRCSTSTGENCQFPFSYDGQTFEECTTVENGDQPWCATYVNERRETEKWGNCEAGCPIGTTVRGSCPTTNGQQCRFPFVYRGKTYNKCTNVDYQGVYWCATSLQANNEMGNYGICNGSCPGVVSVVQGCTILNGTACQFPFKYLGNTYNTCTTIHYRNTPWCATSIDARGNYTSYGICRSNCQVVE, via the exons ATGGCAAAAAGAAGCTTCTCCTTTAGTAACTTTGTGATTTTAGTCCTATGCGGTTCATCTATTAATG TAATGGGAAACTGTGCTACGACAGCTGGGGATAAATGTGTATTCCCATTCAAATATAGAGGAAATACATACCAGGATTGTACAAGTGTTGATTATAATGGTGTTAACTGGTGCCCCACTAGTCTCCATGATAATGGAGAAGCCAAGGACTATGGGGATTGTGCAAGCTCTTGTTCAA tctGTAAAGCAACAGACAATCTTCCGTGTAAGTTTCCATTTGTCTATGGTGGAAGGACGTACAACGAGTGTACAAATGTGGACTATGGTTCAACCTTCTGGTGTGCCACATCAGTAGGAGCAAACAATGATCTTGTAAATTATGGTATTTGCAGAAGTGGTTGTACTG gTGTCACTTCTGGAAATG GTTGTACAACAACTGATGGAAATTCTTGCATCTTCCCATTCGTGTATAATGGTAAAACTTACAGCACTTGCACAGTAGTTGATAACTCTGGAACTCCCTGGTGTGCCACCAGTGTTGATGCTTCAAGAAAGTATCTTACTTTTGGTAATTGCGGAAACTTTTGTTCAG CGGATAATGATCCAGCACCTACGACTAGAGCTGCTCCTATAACCAAAGCCACCTCATCTGGTCTTAACATCAAAACAACAACACCAAAAAGCGTCGGAGGCAAGAACGGTCCTGCTGTTTCATTCAAAACAACTGCAACTCCTGTTAGGAGGAAGACGACAGTAACCAACTTCAAGACCACAAACCTTAGAAAAACAACACCAAGAGCAGCAACTGTTACGTCAGCACCAACAA GATGTTCCACAAGCACTGGAGAAAATTGTCAGTTCCCCTTTTCCTACGATGGACAAACATTTGAAGAATGCACAACTGTAGAGAATGGTGATCAACCATGGTGTGCCACTTATGTCAACGAAAGAAGAGAAACAGAGAAATGGGGAAATTGTGAAGCCGGTTGCCCAA TTGGAACAACAGTACGTGGATCCTGCCCCACTACAAATGGTCAACAATGTAGATTTCCCTTCGTCTATCGTGGAAAAACGTACAACAAATGTACAAATGTAGATTATCAGGGCGTTTATTGGTGTGCTACTTCCTTACAAGCTAATAACGAGATGGGCAACTATGGAATATGCAACGGCTCCTGTCCAGGAGTTGTTTCGGTCGTTCAAG gatgCACAATTCTTAATGGCACTGCCTGTCAATTTCCATTTAAATACCTTGGCAATACATATAACACATGTACGACGATTCACTATAGAAATACTCCTTGGTGTGCAACATCAATTGATGCAAGAGGAAATTATACTTCTTATGGAATTTGTAGATCCAATTGTCAAG ttGTGGAATAA